The genome window CAAGACGCCATTGACCGTCATCGAAGGCTATGCAAATTTGCTGAAACGGAAAGGTCTGGATCGCCCTGACCTATTTCGTGAGTCGATCGATGCGATTCACTCGGAGGCGATTCGCATGAAGGAAATGACAGAGCGCCTGCTTTTGCTAGCCAGAGATCGAGAAAAGTGGCATGTGGACTGGGAATTACTCGACCTGCTGGAGATAGCCGAGGAATCGGCCAAAGCCTTCAGAAATGCGTATGGGCGCGACGTTTATACAGAAACGGAAGAAAGCGTCATCGGTTACGCTGACAAGAATTTGCTCAGGCAACTTCTCTTCATCTTCTTGGATAACGCAAGAAAATACAGCGATGAGCCGATTGTGATCCAGGTTGGCCATTCTCACGCTGTTGGCTGGATTCGGATCATCGACAGGGGAATCGGTATTCCGTTCGAGGATATACCGAAAGTATTCGACCGATTTTACCGAGTTGACCCAGCCAGAAGCAGAAAGAGCGGAGGGGCTGGACTCGGGTTGTCACTGGCCAAGGAAATTGCCGACGCAATCGGTGCGCGGATCGATTTGGAGAGTAGGGAAGGCGTTGGCACGACAGTCACAGTCTCTTTGCGCGAGACCCGAGTCTGAAAAGCCATTCTAATGGATTTCTCATGTAGAATGTTTATAATGGCTACCATGATCCGAGGGGGTGGTGGTTTGAACAAGCGATGGAAGTGGGCTGCAGGAGCCTCCGCCATTTTGGCTCTTGCGGGGCTTGCAGTCTTGTTGACAGGAGATCCGTGGATGAGCACCACGCAAGCGTTATCCAGAGAGTCTGTGGAAAAAAGCATTCTTCAACAATACGCGGGCGAAGTGATTTCCTCCGTGCTGACAGAAGAAGGTGTTTATGTGATCAATCTCCGAACACAAAGGGGGACCTATGAATGGAAAGTGGATGCCTACAGTGGTGAAATGATTTCGCTCAAACGGCTGCAAGCTTATATTCCCGGCAATGAACCCTCCCCGTCTACTCCTGCCGCAAATGTGAATTTGGATCCCTTGGAAAAGCCGCCAAACAAGCAGCTCCCCCAGACCGTTGGGAAAGACGAAGCTCATACGACAAAGACGGAGTCCTCGCCAAGCACGGAAACGCCAATCACAAACAGTCCATACCCGAAGGAATCACCGATCATTTCGTCAAAGGAAGCTGCCGCAGCGGCGTCGCGACAGGTGCCTGGCAGGGTGAAGGATAGTGAACTCAGGAAGCTTGGAAACCGCTCTTATTACGTTATCGAAATCGAAACGGATAACAAGGAAAAAGGATACAGAAAAGCAGATGTCCAAGTGAATGCGATCACGGGTGCTGTCACATCGGTCATCTGGGACGATCATCACAATGATGATGATCATCTTGATTCGTCCAAACGACAACAGGACGACGATAACCATTCTGACCACAAGTGATACGGTTATCATCATTTTCTAATCCTCTTATTATTCTGCTCTCATCTGGAAGGGGTATATTTCAAAATGTACCAGCCAATCTGAAGAGGGTAGGAGGTTTTTGAGATGAAAAAGGTGATTATCGCGTTATCAACGGCAGCAGCGCTGGCAGCACTGGGAACAGGGGTGGTGTCGGCAGCGGATGCCCATGCATCTGGCCAACTCCATACGTTGACTGCACAGATTCCGCACAAACAAGAGATAAGTGCTGACCGGGCGAAGCAACTGGCATGGGCGATTGTCCCTGGTCGCATACTGAGCATTGAGCTGGAATTCGAACACGGGCGTACCTTTTATAAAGTAAAGATTTTGCATGAAACTGTGCGGTACGAAGTGCTGATCGATAGCGAAACGGGGAAATCGTATTTCCATAAAGCGGAGCGCTCAACAGACGACAGGGGATATGATGCTCATAGAGGCAGGGGCCGCGGTTCAGATGACCGAGGCGGAGATGATCACCGTGACAGGGGCCGCGGTTCAGATGACTGAGCTAGAAACAAACAAGTTTGTTGTATCAGTGCAAGAGGGCACCGATAGGCTATTACAGCTTTATCGGGCTTTTTTTGCTCAGCCCATTCCTACTGGATGAGCGGAGGATTACAATAAGATCGAATCACGATAAAGATCATGTGATGGGAAGGGGGCTCAGTATGATGAAAAGGTTGTATGCGGCTCTTTTTATCTGTACATTGTTCTCGGTCTCACTAATCGGGTGTACAGACTACGGGGTTACAAACAAGCAAGCCATGGAACGAGTTGGTGAGCCTACTGTTAATGACAGTTCCCATTCATACGTAAATGATCAGTATGGTTTTCGCTTTTCTTTACCTGAGACTTGGAAAGACTATTCGATCGTTACTGGCATGTGGGAGGGCTTAGCGGCAGGTGGCGAGGCTGGTGAAACAACGGTGGAAACGGGTCCGATGATTTCGATCAGACATCCTCAGTGGACTCCTCAAAACCAACGGCAGGATATTCCCATCATGATATTTACCCTTGATCAATGGAACTCGCTTTTGAACGGAAAGTTCCATATCGGAGCGGCTCCTGTCGAACCTACGGAGCTTGGTCGCAACAGGAATTATGTGTTTGCACTGCCTGCTCGTTATAACAACGCATTCCCGCAAGGATATGAAGAGGTGGAAGAGATCATAAAAGGGAATCCTCTTCATCCCATTCAGAATAAATAAGGCCTTCCCCAGCATAAAGAAAACTCGCCAAACTGCGGCGAGCTTTTCATTTTTTGATGCCAATTCGTAGTTACTCAATTGTGTTTTTCATTGACTGATACATGTTTTCTACGTGTTCGTCGACTTCATCTCGCGACATGCGCAAGCGATTCACAGAAGTGCCATATCCAATCTCCATTTTACCTTCTTCCAACCCTTTGAAGATTCCATCGGCGAAGGCATCTAATGGTTCTCCATGCGTATGCAGCCCAGCTCCGCCTAAATCGGTATTCACTGCCGGAGGAGCAACTTCAATGACGCTTACGGACGTATGTAAAAGCTGGTGTCTTAGACTCATTGTAAATGAATGAAGCGCCGCTTTCGTTGCTGAATAAATCGGAGCAATCGCAAACGGTGTAAAAGCTAACCCAGACGTCACGTTCATGATCGTCGCTTCTTCTTTTGCTGCAAAATACGGAGCGAACAGCATACAGAGATGAAATGGTGCATCAATGTTGGTGGTAATTTCTTTGCTGAAATAACCCCAATTGTTCTTCGCATCCGCTTTTAATACATTGAACCGCTGTTGGATCCCTGCATTGTTCACTAACACATTCACTTCTGGATAGTTGGCTGTTACCCATTCGAATAACGCAACACGCTCGGTTTCCCTATCTAAATCACATACACGAGTAATGAGGCTGGGGATTTTTTCTTTCGCATTTTGAAGTGCGTCTTCACGTCGTCCACAAACAATGACTGTATTTCCAGCCTTTATAAAGCGCTCTGCAAAAGCGAATCCAATTCCAGAGCTTCCCCCTGTAATGAGAATGGTATTCCCTGACAGTTTCATGTAAAGTCCCTCTTCCCTAGTATTTTCTTCACGTAGTAGATGCAACGTTTATCATCTCATCATTCTTCTTTTCTTTCCTTCGTGCGTTTTGTATAACGTGTAATTTTTACATCGATTCCCTTGATGGACTCTGTCATCCGCGAAATTTCAGCTAGCACTGCTTGTTTGTGATTCTTCATCATCTCCAGTCGGAGTTCGATGGTGTCATCTCCTTCTACAACCCAATCCATATATTGCTTAATACCACTTATGGGCATGTGCGTATTTTTTAAACAAATGACGGTTTCAAGCAGCGCCATTTGATCTTCTGAAAATAACCGCCTGCCAGCTTCATCACGCTCGATTAGTGGTAGCAGCCCTTTTTTTTCATAATAACGCAGCGTTGATTCTGGAATATTGAATTTGGCGGAAGCTTCGCTGATGGAACAATACTTCATTTGGAGACCTCCAAACTTAATCTTTCCTTGTGAAAAAACCGTTCTATCCCTCGTAGAATGATGCAAGGGTTTGTCCCACGAAAGGAAAAGATGGAAATGGAAATCGGACCTTGCTACACTGATAGGGATGGGAGAGGAGGGACGCATCAGTGGAACAAAAGATTCCCTTGCACGCCCAACTAAGAGAGTTGATACGTGAAAAAATAGACGAAGGTGAATACGCCTACGGGCAGCCAATCCCATC of Brevibacillus choshinensis contains these proteins:
- a CDS encoding PepSY domain-containing protein → MNKRWKWAAGASAILALAGLAVLLTGDPWMSTTQALSRESVEKSILQQYAGEVISSVLTEEGVYVINLRTQRGTYEWKVDAYSGEMISLKRLQAYIPGNEPSPSTPAANVNLDPLEKPPNKQLPQTVGKDEAHTTKTESSPSTETPITNSPYPKESPIISSKEAAAAASRQVPGRVKDSELRKLGNRSYYVIEIETDNKEKGYRKADVQVNAITGAVTSVIWDDHHNDDDHLDSSKRQQDDDNHSDHK
- a CDS encoding PepSY domain-containing protein, giving the protein MKKVIIALSTAAALAALGTGVVSAADAHASGQLHTLTAQIPHKQEISADRAKQLAWAIVPGRILSIELEFEHGRTFYKVKILHETVRYEVLIDSETGKSYFHKAERSTDDRGYDAHRGRGRGSDDRGGDDHRDRGRGSDD
- a CDS encoding SDR family oxidoreductase produces the protein MKLSGNTILITGGSSGIGFAFAERFIKAGNTVIVCGRREDALQNAKEKIPSLITRVCDLDRETERVALFEWVTANYPEVNVLVNNAGIQQRFNVLKADAKNNWGYFSKEITTNIDAPFHLCMLFAPYFAAKEEATIMNVTSGLAFTPFAIAPIYSATKAALHSFTMSLRHQLLHTSVSVIEVAPPAVNTDLGGAGLHTHGEPLDAFADGIFKGLEEGKMEIGYGTSVNRLRMSRDEVDEHVENMYQSMKNTIE
- a CDS encoding MerR family transcriptional regulator, whose product is MKYCSISEASAKFNIPESTLRYYEKKGLLPLIERDEAGRRLFSEDQMALLETVICLKNTHMPISGIKQYMDWVVEGDDTIELRLEMMKNHKQAVLAEISRMTESIKGIDVKITRYTKRTKERKEE